ttggggttgatcctgctttgggcagggggctggactctaatacctcctgaggtcccttctagccctaggattctatgattcaatgataaAAACATCCTCATTGGTTAATAGCTGAGATTAGTTAATAATTACATCACAGTGTTTGAATGTCATGTGCCACAATGACCCACAGGAGACACATGACAGAGCCtctggcagctccccagcagcagtcTGAGAATCACGGATTTAGCAAGATGACAACTCTTGAGCAGTCCCACAGTGGACTGGCTGTGAGAGCTCCCCTCCTGGCTGTGGGTTCAGGAACTCAGCTAGCACGGCCGTTCGCAGATCCAGAGCTCAGTCCTGGAGCAGATGGCATCATTCCACTTCCCGCTGAATTGCAGTGAGCCACAGTCCTCCCCCTGTGGCCCAACATTGTTGGGTTCCCCTGACCCCCAGAACCTGAGAAGGAAACCAGAGCTCCATGGAGTAAAAGTGAAGGTGGGCATGGGCAGATTTGTCCCCTGACTCCTCAGCGTAGTGTCCTAAAGGTCAGGGCCATGGAGGGTCAGTGACAGACACAGAGTAGGGGTAGTCTGGCTCAGCCACAGCTGTGCTCAGGTTGGAAGACATCAGTATCCAGCCCCTGTTACTGGTGAGGAAACTGGGGCATAGAGCAGGAAGAGATGTGCCTCTCAGCCTGCCACCAGAGCACACTGGTGGGACTGAGACTATAACCCACGAGCCCTGATGTCTCATCCCCCGCTTCTAATCACGAGCCTACACTACCCCACGAGAGCTGAGGATGGAAACAGGGAGTGCTGCCTCCTTCTCCATTGCTCTCGCTACTGGAACACATTCCAGTTCTcgccagccctgctccttggCGTGACATTCACAAGGCCCCATGGTAAAGCAGCTTTTCGCTTCCCAAGAACATCCCGAGTCCAACGATGAGATTAGCATGGAGGCAGCAGCCAACTCATAACCATCTTTACGTGGAGGGGACCACAGACCCTTCTAGTATCAATTGCATTGATAGCCATACTCCCTCTGGTGCTTTATATGGAGAGGAGATAAAGCAAGAACAGGTGATCGTACAGGACAAGTCTCTCTCCAAAAAGGCTGAACTAGGAGGCACTTGCCTGACAGACAGGGGGCTGCCGTCCAGCCAGCGCCACTCCCCTTCCGTCGCTGAGTCGCTGAGGCCCAGCCAGTACACTTCGGGCTCTGTGATGTAGCGTGACAAAAACGTCTGCGTGGGGAAACGGGTGAAGAAGATCATCATAATCTCAAGCAGGAGGTGAGGACCGTGACAGGGGATTCATGGGGCCTGTGTCAGTGGCCTGCAGAATCTGTAGCTGCTGattctcacccctcccagggccATGGCTCTCCTCCATGCGAGGGACCAAGGAATCCTCTTGCAGTCCTGTTCAGTCCCATCCTGCACCTTGGTTCCTAAGGGGTGCCCTAAATCTGGGCCTGAGGAGGGGTCAATGAGGGGTCATACACACACTATGGGCTGTACTGCTCTTAAGCCTGATCGTGGTTCTGGCGTCTCCAGATTCACAGCAGTTCTTTGCCcacctctgcactgcaggggcaTCTTCTCAGCAGCAGCTAATCTCCCAAAGTCCAGTTCCCAGCAGTTACCCGGCTCAGCTTACAACAGAAGGTGGACTGTCCCTCAGGGCTGGGTTCCTTCTGGTTATTGTAAAGTCCTCATAAGGAATCTGGAGGGGGGTCATCCCCCTGGTACGAAAAGGCCTTCCCCTGGGTAGGAGTGAGCTGCTGTGCAGAGCCTTTCACCTCTGGGTCAGCAGCTGGAACCCTAACCAGGCCACTAGTGATCAAACGTTACATTTAGGGCCCCACTGGACTCTATAATAATTCTACAAAtccaggtgtccccagtctccCATGAACAGCAACCTACACCCCAAGAGATTGCTTAATTCATGCAGAACTTGGTCCAGACTGTGATCTCAGTTATTCTGGTGTAAATCTAGAGCAACTCCAGACTCATCCTGGTGTAACAGCACAGAATCTGTCCCTTTGTGTTTAATTCCTTCCATGTGGAATGATCCACAAGAGGAACCTGAGTGGATAGCTTACCTGTTCCAGTTTGGTATTAACGATAACCAGATGAGACCCTTGATCAATACAGAACTGCTTAGCCTCCGGCCAGGATTTAGTCAATGTTGAAAAGAAGTAGCAACTTTTCTCAAAAGGCTGCCAGCCAGGTGGGCATTTTGTGCAGATGAACTCTGTGGAAAGTCAAATTAGGGGACAAGCCTGTATTAGAGAGTTAAAATGCAGTCCCACTGAAGTGTAAAAACACATCCATGTTCCTTATTTATGTCTGGCATTCTCACTGGGTTCAAGCAAATAATTTACTGTATGGAATTTGCATCTTCACTGAAATTAGAATCTTTTTCCTTCCACCAGCTGATGACAAGCAGTGAAAGAAATTCTAGAATGTATTCAGTATCTGGATTTCTTCACAAACTTCCCCATTAATTTTTCCTGCCCCCCTCCTGAAAACCTGTCAAATAGTTCATTGCAGGCATTCATACTTTGCCACCATTCCCGGAGGGGCGGTTTTATATGCTATTTAAGCAGGTTCTGAAGGAATGCTTCTAGTGCAGCTTGCTGGAGTGGAAGAGAAGCCCTGGGTGTGTCTATGCAAACACAGTTTGCTCCTGTGTGCTAACTGATACAGTGGTGTTTCAGCTATTGTCATCAATTTGGTTACTGTGGGACCACAAAGTGTGTTAACACCAAACACCGGAATTGTGAAATGTGATCATCCAGGCTGGCAATAACTGTGGGAATATAGAAAAAGACAGACTGTGTTTAACTCACTTTCAATAGGGGAGAGACACAGTCACTGCAGGCGACCTTGGGAGGACAAGGGACTCTTGCCAGAAGTCTGTAAAACTGAAAGTGGGGTGATGGGAAAGGTTGTAGCATAGAAGAGCTCTGAGCCAGACCTCATGGCTCTGGGTATGAGCTTCAAGAGTGGTTCCACCTATTTTCCCCCACCGTTCATAAACAAAGCTAAAACAGGCTCCTTGAGGAAtcacttttattattttaaatctacTCCAGTGGATGCTGGAGACTTCTTGTCTCTGGTGTGTGCTTTGGGCCAAGGGCAGAAATCACAGAGCTTTGCCTAGAGCCACATCCACCTCAAGCTGGTGAAAACAGTGAGCAGTTgatcagtgggagcagcagcagtgagggtgGCTGGTGGGACGAATACTGCGGCAGTGCTGCAATGAGTGGACAGCAGGGTGGCAGTGGACAGCAGTGAGCAGGCAGATGGCTAGTGATCAGTGGAGTGAATAAGCTGCTGCTTTGCCTGGCTTACTCAGGATGGGAGGTGATCCCTGCAGAGGCAGCCCTGACCTCTGAGTCTGCCCTGAGCAAAGGCAGCGACGGTGAGAGGGGTGCAGAGAAAGGCTGGGCATGAGATGGGGACATTTGGGTTGATGGACTTAAGACCACGAGAGGAAGAGGACATTGTCCAACCTACTTGGCATGGGACTTTTACTCTTGGTTTTGTCTATGAGCCCTGTGGCGTTTTCCCAAATTAAGGCCAcgttacttccctcccttttatgaaatgtttcttttctacactcagactctgtgcttgtgagtggggaagtggTGCTGATCCCACTGGTCAACTGCTTACTATTTCCAGTGGATTCTGGAGAATTCTTGTGTCTGGTGTGTGCTTTAGGCTAAGAGAAGAAATCGCTGAGCTTTGCTCAGAGCCATATCCACGTCAACCTGGCTCTATTAAAGCGAATTGTTTAAACGCAATGGAGTTATGGAGACTTAGGGCTTTTCATGCCTGGGGACCCTGGGGGAACTGCTCCTTTTCCCCTTATGTTAagtggccactggggctggactGGGGGCTCCCATCTGGACAGGTGTGCACAGGCCAGAGGCTTATTGGGAGCTTGACACTGGAAAGTGCCATTCTCTGCTGGCTTTCAGTGACTTCAGGCATTTGAGGTTAAGGCTGTTGATGGTGCCACCGCCCTGCCTGGTGCCCCCTTACCCGTGATGTTCCATAACGCCTCCTGCACTCTGCTCAAGGCCTCCTGGAATATGTCACTGTCCCTTTTTGTCTCTGCCAGCTCCTTCAACATGTTGTGTGTCAGGTTCTTTATCTCTGtcagggcagcagaggggagaAAATTGCCCCTGGAATCAACAGGTGGACATTTCTGGGCTGGCTCAGACCAAAACTGGCTGAAAAGAGGGGTGCAGAGATGCTGCTGCACCTCTTGATTTGAAGTGCTTTTCTTTCTCTACCAGGTCTACAGCATGGTTCAGCgcctctcagcacccccactataaaatttattccagcctCTCTGCTCAGTCCTTTCTTCACCGCAGCTGGAAATGTCTATCTATAGCCATCCATCTGCAAACAGACTGACTGATCCCAACCACGGCCTTCTACCTAGCTATGCTCTTCTACTGGAGCCCACTGTGGTATTAACTGAGCCCCTCAGCAACCCCCAGCTCATTTATTGTCCTAGAAGCCAATTGAATTTTGTATTCAGTGAGGGAATATTTACTTCAGTCACCTCACAATCAGATAGCCACACTCCTCTTCCGCATCATGAAGCTCTTTATGGAGGCGTAAATCCATAGTCACAGCACGGACT
This sequence is a window from Carettochelys insculpta isolate YL-2023 chromosome 29, ASM3395843v1, whole genome shotgun sequence. Protein-coding genes within it:
- the CLEC17A gene encoding C-type lectin domain family 17, member A gives rise to the protein MQPDSCSYKWENTDQVELTVPGASSRGRRGKGLCLSDATQAKAVVILLALLMICFVVTTALIVMRLGKLSQDLADTQLDQERIRNGSKMKLSDLKDYLEIKNLTHNMLKELAETKRDSDIFQEALSRVQEALWNITEFICTKCPPGWQPFEKSCYFFSTLTKSWPEAKQFCIDQGSHLVIVNTKLEQTFLSRYITEPEVYWLGLSDSATEGEWRWLDGSPLSVRFWGSGEPNNVGPQGEDCGSLQFSGKWNDAICSRTELWICERPC